The genome window TTTCCTCCGCGCGGGGCTGAAGCCGAACCGAAGCCAGACCTCCGAATGGCTGTCCTGAGCGGCCCTTCCGCGGATTATCGGATGGCGCGGGGATCACCCGAGTTTTCCCAGGACCTGCGCCCGCCGGCTCTTGCTTCGCGTTGGCCCTTCGCACCCCTACCCTGCACTCCCGTCAAGCTAGCGTGGAGGAGGCTGGCAATAGGGCGGAGAAGGAGGGGTCGTAGATTCAGAGCGCGCGCACCCCCGGGTGTCCGTGACCCCGCAGTCCCGGGCGCTCTCGGCAGTGGGCAGCCCCAAGGACCCCAATCATTGGCTGGATTCCTCGGACTCCAAGCCCGGCGAGGAGGAGAAACGGGGGCCCTCGGGCGTCTGGGCGTCGCCGGGGCGCTCTGGCCGTGGACCGTCGGGGGCGGCGCGCAGCAGCTCCTGCAGGTGCCGGATGTAGCGGATAGCGGCGCGCAGCGTCTCCACCTTGCTCAGCCGCCGCTCAGCCAGCGCGCCGGGAAGGTGGCCGCGGAGGCGCGCGTAACCCTCGTTAACGCAGCGCACGCGGTGCCGCTCGCGCTCGTTGCGCTTGTGGATGAAGGCAGGCTCAAACGGGCAGTCGTAGCCCCCGAGGGCGCCGGGTCCGGGCGTGCAGGGGAACAGGCCGGCATAGGCAGCGGCTGGGCCTGGGAACAGCAGAAAGGGCACGGCGCCCGGGGGCTCCGCGGGCAGGGGCGTCGGCCGGGGAGGGGGCGCGGTCCCCAGCTGCATGCCGCCGGGGGGCGCCGCGGGTCCCCGGTCCATCAGCGCCCGGCAGAAGTGGCCATTCATTGTGCCGCGGGGGGCTGCACCCAAAGGCAGACCCTCCTCGAATCTCCCCTGCTCAAGGTCTGTGCGTCCCCACCAGGGGGACGAGTCACATCGCCAGCAGCAACTCTGGGGTTCCAGAACTGGTTAGGGTTTCTCTTcgctccttggggtggcttccGCAGTCTCCCTAACAAGCGCCATCGCTGCGGACTAGGGTGGCGCCTGGCAGAGGCTCAGCGCACACAAGTCTGGCCCCGAGGCCAGCCGGGTGCCACAGGACTCAGGGCCGGCTGtctcctcctccagccatggGCACCGCCTGGCCTGCAGCCCTGCGAGGGCGCCTCTCGCAAGCGATCTCCTTGCGGATCCCTGCTGGGGCCTGGTTCTTCAGGGTGTTGAAGACCCCTAGGCCACCTGTGGGGTCGGGAACTGATGGCTGCTCTTTAGGACCCGGCCAGCTCCGCAGAGGGTCCTGGGGAACCGTCCTGAAGAAGAGCAGATGGACATATCAGTTAGGAAAAGCCTGGAATGATGGGTCCCTGTGTCATCCCCACCGTCAAGTGACACTGTAGGCTTTGTAAAGGAAAGCAGGGTACCCGCTGAAGCCCAGACACGCAGAACAGAGTTTCCATCCAGCTCTGATCATCCATCCTGCTGGACAGTCTTTCTGAGTCCTGTTCCACAGCTGGAGAGAATTAAAACACCCCTCAAAGAGGGTAATAATATATGAGAACCGAATGAGAAAAAACATACCCCATAACACTCCCGGGGCTTGGCTTATAAAAACTGCCAATGATGTTATTTCCTTTGAGAGTGGGGATGAGTCCTATCACTGGTACTTTTCCAGGCCTTCCATCTGAGGGGCTCAAAGATTGACCACTGGTTAAGTTAGCGATAGACATTCAGTGGCGACCTGGTTGAGGGGTCTCACTCTCTACAGAAGGACACGTGTCTTGTCTTTGATTCCAAGAAAGTAGGCTATTGTTAGGACTTTTATAGCCCTGTCTCTGCTAAGCAGAGAGATGTTACCAGAGACTGCTATGCCCCATGCAGCCTCTAACACCAACTATCCTGGGGGCTCCTTCATGGCACTGAGTGGAAGTGTCTGTTATTTGGCGCCTGTGTCCAGAGCCTGGGCCAGCTCTGGGCAGGTGGAGACCCTGCAGGTACTGGTTGAATAACCCAGAGAATCCCTACATTCTGATGAGATGGGGTGAAGATCATCCAGTTTTGGACATGTGAACACTGAGGCTCTTAAAGGGGAAGTTGTTGCCCAAAGCTGTGCCGTTAGTCAATGCTGAGCATCATGCCCTCACCGATGTTCCCTGGTGTCCCTGCTGTGGCTTCACATTCAAACCAAGAGCTCAGAGGTGCTTCCACTGGCCTAACAAGGGTGTCCTAAGTTCTGATTCTCGTTGGAGGGGACATCCCTCAGCAGGTTCTGATTACTGTGCTATTGTTGAGCGTCTGCCCTGGTGGCAAAGGCCCCGGGGTCACCCTGGTGTCCTTGGGAAGGGAAGGCGACCTGGACAATGTTCTTAGGAGGGTAACTGCTGGTCCTGAAGGCAAGAATCCGCATGGAAAGAGACTGAGTCCAACTCCCGGAGCGGCACCCCTGGGCACCCGACAAGGAGCCCCTttgctgaagctcagagaaacTCAGTGGTGGGACCCTCTTCACTCAAAGACCTGCTCAAAGGCTTGGCAGGACCAGGGTCCATCTGCTCAGATCAATGGACCAGGCAAAACTGATGGTCAACAGCCCCACCATTTGGCCGTGAGAGGCAATGGCAGCAACAGATGGATGGAATTCCGAGTCCTGACCTgtggatgttttttttttcttttttacacagagacagagagagagtcagagagtgggatagacagggacagacagacaagaacggagagagatgagaagcatcaatcattagattttcgttgtgacaccttagttgttcattgattgctttctcatatgtgccttgaccgtggggctacagcagactgagccttgctcgagccagagaccttgggtccaagctgctgagctttgctcaaaccagatgagcctgcgctcaagctggcgacctcggggtctcgaacctgggtcctctgcatcccagtccgatgctctatccactgcaccaccacctggtcaggtcctgtGGATGTTTTAACTCCTTGTTATTACTGCCCTTGGGTACCAAGGGAATCTCCAGGTCTTTGGGAAAATTTAGGTGGCATCTAATAGGAACGGAGTTAATGGTATTGTCTGCGAGGCAGGGGCAGCCTTGGGAGGAGCTCCCAGAGGCTCTAACATCCTGAAATGTGGCTATGGAAGACCCTAGACAGTACgtgccccctcctccagcatTGCCCTGGGCACAGCACTGATGCCCACATCCAGCTTCTCCCCACAGTCACATCTGTCCCGATGGAAGTCTAAAGGGAAATTCTATCCACGGTGTTCTTTTCACAAGTCTTTGGAGGAATAGGGTAACTGAAATAAGTTGAATGTATTTGGCGTGGGTCCTACTGCccgtccacccacccacctatcctccctccctcccccgaaCCCCTCCTGGGAACCCGCTATGGGCTGGGCTCACAGCGGACTAGCTCGAGGCTGCCCCAGTTTTGCCGAGAGCAAAGGGCATGTTAGTACAGTTCTTGCCAGACACACTGTGCTTCCCTACATGTGCTGGACTCTATTCTCAGTGTCTAAGCCACATGCGGTGCCCACTCCCCCCTTATAGGTGAGGAGACCAAGGATCCAAGAGGTGCAGCCACTTACCCGAGGTAGCGCAGCTGCTATAGGGCAGAGTCAAGATTCACATGCAGGCCTTTGGGCTCCTGCGTACACGTGAGAGAGGTTAAAAGCTAAAATGGCCTTCAAAAACTGGCCCATGTGAGATGGGAGTCAGCCTTCCTGGACCAGAAAACCACCTGCAGATGAGATCTCCTCTTCATCAGGCATGATTTTAAATGCCACATGTACgtgtgcagacacacacacacacacacacacacacacacacacagagttgtgTGACCCTCACGACCTGGCAGGGACTCATTATCCTTATctgacagataagaaaactaaagcacagagaggtgaagccACTTtcgcaaggtcacacagccaatacATGGTTAACTTGGGCTTCAGGAGAAACTGGGATacaccttggccctggctgggcacCGTCATCACCCTATCCTGGGTGAGCCTCTCTCAACAGCTGAGAGAATGAGTCAACCAGAGACACCAGAGAGGCTGGTCCAGGCTTTGCTCTCTTTGTCTGGAAGGACCATTATTGTAGGTGATGGATATGGGGTCACAGGACAGAAGTGTGAGGTTTCCCGAGGTTTCTCCCCATCACAGACTCAGAGGCTTTGTCAATGAGAAGGAACACCCCTGCCACAGGGCTTCCAGGAAATGCCACCTCCTTGGAGTGAACTAAAGTCTCTTAGCCCTCACAATGTGTCCCTGTAGGAGGTGTCTTCAGTCCCACTCCACAAGGAGGAAGCTGGGGTTGTGAGAACCTCCACCTGTGGCCAGCTGggacagtggccctggcctttCACATCCCCACCCAGGTCCTCCTCTGGTGACTGAGGTCCTCATGGCCCCCTGTGCCTACTGGCTGTCATCTGACTGTCCCATCCGTCTTTCGTTCATGTGTCTTAGAAGGAACAGGAGCTTTCTGCATTTTGTCGAAATTTAGCTGATGACCTAGGACTCTGAGGGCAATGAAATGGGCTTTAGACCCTGGCTTTGCCACTGTTCAGCTCTGGGATGGTGAGCGAGCCCGTGTTCTGTCCTGTGGGGTATGGACAGTGTCTGTACTTTCTTCCTAGGGAGATCGTGTGGGGctgacacggggggggggggggtcacaggtCCCTGGCTCTATCTTGTCCCACACAGATTCTCTGGGTGCACACAGCCAGATTCCCCTCCTATAACACTACTTCAGGCCTCTTCCTCCCCATAGACAATTGTCCCTCGCCTGGCATCAAAGGTCCTCAGCAGTCTGCTGGCCTCCTCCTGCCCACCCCTCTCTGACCGCACCCCCACATCAGACCTGGGGTTGCTCCTGTCTGGGAGACTCAGCCCTTCCCTtcttcaccctcctcctcctccttctggaaGCAGAGCGGGTTCCTTCCCAGACCCTCCCCTACCCTCTCCCGTTCCGTTCTTTCTCCTTCTGCCCTGAACCCTAAGGTCTTTTTGCCTGTCGGTCCCTAGTTGGTCATGACTGGTTTGGGGACACTCTCTCGGACTGTCCCCTGGCCTGGACATTTACCTTGTCACCCACTGACCTCTTGCTCTCTTGAGGACAAGGGTGGGATCATGCCTTATGTGTCTCCATATCCTTCAGGGCTGTGGCCCTCCTCTTGACACACAGGACATCCCCAAGAAGGAGCCTAAACATGGATGGCTGAGCCTGTGGCCACACATGAGTGTCACTGACCTGACCTACCAACTGTCACAGCAGGGCGGGCACCCTCACAGCCATGATGACCTTGTCCAACGTCTATGCACGGAGCAGCTACACAGAGGTCCTGGGCCTGAGGACACAGAGTTTTCTGTCCACACCACGTTCCAGGGCCCAGAATAGGAGGAAATATGGTGTTTTAACAGGGACAGGGTCTTGGCTTACTTTCCAAGGAAGGAGACTACAGTCACAGTAGCAACCAACTTAATCCCTTTGAGGGATGTTTGTATCCCCAGGTTACTGATGGGCAAACAGGCTCCAAGACCTTCCATGAGCTGAAGTCAGATCATGCTTCCAGCCAAGAGCAGAATCTAAACAAGAAGAATGCTCGCCTGGCCCTTACTCTGTACTGCACACTGATCTGTGCTCACGTGAGCCCCACAGCAGAGCTATGGGGCAGACACTAGTACTGACTCTGTACCCGGGGGTGGGGCAGAGACCCAAATGAGCAAATGGCCTGTGGTCACCCAGCTGTTAAGTGGCAGATCTGGGACCTGACCCCCATGGTCGACTCCAGAGGCTGCGCCCCCACTCACGGCCAGGTACCTCTAGAGCCACCTCACATGGCCACATGCAGCCAGGCTTCCCCTCCCTGGCCTCCAACCTCTGCATCTTAGCTCCTTTGCAGGGAAACCCCCTAGCTGATCTCCACCCAGAAAAGCCATGCTTCAGTCTCTGGATACAATAGGCATCAGGCATTGGGAAAAACCCAGTGCTGTGGGCACTCTAGCGGGCAGACCCACAGCAAGTGCCTGCAGCAGCCCATCTCATCGCCTTCCCCCAGCCAGTGGGAGGCTGGGCTGTTTTCTTTTGGGGGCAGAGCAGTCGGGTGACTAAGCCTTTAGTAAACGTGCTTCTGGCCTCGTGTCTCCTAGCTGCTGCCACCTGCGTGCATTACCTCCTGGGTGGGCTCCTCCACTCCTCCAGCAGGGTGCTCCACTCACGGCGACCTGCGGCTGTGGGCCACCAGGTGGAGGACAGCGGGACCTCCgtgctgcctgcctgccccagcTCCTCGCAGCCTCTGCCCGGCTTCCTGCCACGGCACTAGGAGCCAGGTACACTTCACCTGTTGGAGCTTCAAACGGCGGTGGCGACACAcccagaaggggagggaggggggtggagggggctccTCTGATCTGGGACCTgcctggggaggagagaaagagccaCTCCTGGCCTCTTGTGATTGgccacctgagtccctgcacacAGGCAGGTGGAGAAGCTGTGCCCCGAGGGTGCTCTCCGGCTGAGCACCCAGGGCGGACAACCCGCCAGCAGTGGAAGTCTGTGGGTCAGGTTAGAGTGGAGGAGATACCTCGTGAGTACACAGGGCAGGAGACACAGGGTCCCTCATGGGGGAAATGTATGCTTAGGGGATACGACTCTCTGGGTGGTCAGATGACACCAGCTCAGGTGTTAGGGGATGTTAGGTGATTCCTGGGCTGCAGTGTTGTGAGTCCACTTGGCGTCTGGCCTGAGCCACCCTGGCCCCATGGCCCCAGCAAAGTGAAGACCCTCGCTCAGCACTTTTCAACCCCTTCAACCCATGGGGACTCTGAGGCGGAGGGCACTGGCAGAAGTAATTTTTCTGTGGGGACCAAACCCGCACATTGGCACCAAATCCTTCCAAAATCCCACTACAGAATAATGGCATTTACTGCTGTGCTGATATTTCCTTTAAacacaccatttatttatttatttgaaattttcccattgatttgagagacagaggactCACCGACTGCTTCTCGtccatgccctgactgggggtggaACCCGTGCCTCTGGTGCACCTGGTTGATGGTTTACTcagtgagccacctggccaggccgcTAATATTTGCTTTGTGTATCTTCACCTTCCTCACCCTtttgtattttacattaaaatccaCAAAATCTTGACTTTATGTGCTAACTACATTGTTTTCTTCCCCTTTAATATGCACTAAAACGACGACGTAGTATTAGAATGAGAAGTGCTTGCCTGGGTACCACCTGACACCACCCGTGTTGTGACCCACACTTTGGAAAGGTACTGGCTGGTGTCACATCCTCCCTCTCTATCTGGAGAAGCTGACCATGGCAGGGAGGGGACCTTGCTGCTCCAGGTCACACAGTGAGCCCAGGTGCAGACCAGGCTCCTACCTTGCAGATGGAGCCCCGCCCTCTATGTCCACCCTGATCAGTTGCCCAGCACCCTCGGGGTCAGCCTGCCTGTGGCTTTGGCTCCTGCTCAGCTCTTGCCTGGGGACATCAGAGGTACAGGGAGACAGCATGTCATCACCCGTCACAGGGTTCTGAGCAGAACCTCAACAGGGCTGGATTTAGCCATAGGCCTGGGTTTTCTGGTCAGAGTAGAGGTCCCTGTGACTCCTCAGAACACTGACCAGTAAGCAGGGGTTGAGCTGTGACCAGCAAGAGGAATGATAGTAATGACCACACTCAGGGCTTCCGTCTGTGCTAACTTGTTCTATATACTTTGCACAGTTTATTTCCAACAAGCACCTGGTGCGGGAGGTAGTGATCCTGTTCTgcagtgagaaaactgagacatggAGGGCTTTCACAGGTTCCCAGGCACCCAGCGAGGGAGCGGCAGCCAGCATCTGCACCAGGCTACGGGCTGAGCATGGACCTGGACTGTGCCACTGCTTTAAACATGGCTAGTCAAACAATGTCACCATCACTTGAGGAGCACTCACCACGGCTGAGGCCCTGGGCCAGTGTCATTAGAAGATGAGACTGGCTCAAGGGCTGACGGGACTGTCACAGGGCCGAGCGGCTGAGAAGCCAGGTCTGTTGGGCCTCCAGGCGGCACTGTCTGCCCACCCTGTTGGCTCCAGGGGGCCCCCAGGGAGTTGCCCAAGCATGGGCAGCGAGGTGCAGACCTGGGAACCCACTTCTCCAGGCTGGGCTCCCACCTCCAGACAGGCCTGAGCTGCGTGTGGGGTCTGGCGGGGACCTGTGAGCCCGTCTCCAGGGCCCAGTGACTCCCCCTTCACTCTTGCTAATTGGCTCTGGGGACACAGGACAGGGGGGCAGGCAGGTCATGACTTCAAGGCCTTCTGGGCCTTAATGAGGAACTGGAGCATTAGGGGACAGGACCCCTTAGAGGTACTGGAGGAGGGAAGTGACAGATCTCTGGTACCCAGCTAGAACTGCAATGGTCCTGAGCAACAATGAAGACATGGACAGTGACCATGGccacagggcagaggggacagatcTCTCAACCACCTGGAGGGACAGCTGCCAGCACTCAGAGTGAACATGGGGACAGCAGACAAGGACTGGCATTTCCAGAGCAGCACATGAGCCAATAGGTGTTGATGCTGGGCATGTGAGGGCAGAAACGTCCTCAGTGCCGGCTCCCCTGTTCCGGCCTCACACCTGTGGCACACGGACCTCCCGTCAATCCCACCGGACTTCTGCTTGGGGCCCAGTCAACTCAGTCCCCACAGCTGTGGTGTCCCTCGCTGTCTTCCAGTGCCAACCCATCCCCACTCCTCCTGGAAGCAAGCCTGTGtgtcacctcccaccccccacctttaGCACTAGCAGTAGGCTCTGAACTCTGGCAAATCTTTGCAAACGGGAACACCTGCCTCACCAAGAACCCAGCCTGGGGCCCCACACAAAGTCCTCAGTGCAGGCTTACTCAGACAACCCTGGGGACACTCAGATCATGGGTGCTTCTCACATTGTTTCTGCCCGGGCCCTGGACACCTCACAGGGCACTTCCTGGGGGTGGGACAGAAGTGACCCAGCACTGAGGGCCTCTGACAGCCCCTGGAAGTGGCTGTCACTCCTTCCCCGGGGCAGCTtcctgctgccccctcccctcttaTACCTGGCAGTTTTTATCTGGGGAAATGGATTTTGCAGTGAGTACAGCTGATCCTTGGTGAGACATTGATAGCACACCAGAAAGTTTCAGGGGACCGCCTCACAAAGACAGAACAAAACAGGCTCTCGGGGTAGTCCCGAGGGTAGCTGCCTGCGCTCCCTGCAGAGGATGGGCCATGAGTAGCAGCACCCAGCCAGCTGGTCTCTGTCCAGCAGGTGAGGGGGACCCTGCCGTGGGCACTGCCATAGACATCAGGACTGTCCAGGCTGTGTGTCTGCCTGGACCTGCCAAGGACCACGCTGTCCCCTTTCTGGACGCAGCACTTACCAGGTCACGAGTGAAACACTAAGTTCTTGAAATTTCTTGAGATTCAGAGAGAAATAAGATTTAATGGTGGCCTCCCTAACTTACAGACAACAGAACAACAGACGTTCTCTTCGTGCATTGGTACAGGGGAACTCGGGGATGAGTAGGGGCCCGAGCACAGGAGCAGTGATACTCAGAGCCTCTTGTGTCACACGGTGCCACCACCCGTCTGGCTCAGTGACATACCGCAGACATGGGAGGCAGGGCTGCCTGGCGTCCTGAAGAGGGGCAAGGGCCCAGGCAGCAAGGAGCACAGTCCTGCCTGGTTCAGTGGAGAGCCGCAGGGGAACAGGACCAGCGCTCCATGTGCCCAAGGACCAAGTGGGATCCGTGGCATCAGCTGTCCCATCAGAGCCACACTGAAGGCTCAGGCCAGGCCAGCAGGACTGAGGGAtcggggctgggagggagggacatGAGCCGAGCTGCACAGAAGGGAGGTCATGCTGACAGCTGGTGGCTATCCCCTATGCTGGGTGGCGCTGCCCAGCTCCGCCTTCCAGAGGGTAAGGACATTCTGACATTTGGAGCTGGAAAAGTTGCACCTGAAACGTCTCCCTGCCCACTGGCCAGCCAACCCCTCCCCTTGACCCCAGAGAGCTGAGCAGACAAGCCAGAGACCAGGACCCACTCCTCCTGAACTAAACCAGCAGGGAACATTCTATGGAGGGGACGGAGGAAACGCCATATGCTTTTATAGGAAGGACCTGGGAGGGCAGCCTGAGGGAGGGGAGATATGGCCGCGGGCTCTGTCCAGCCTGGAAGCCTGCACCCCAGCCTGTGCCCGCCTAGCTGAGCATCTTGTGCCTGTCGAAGACCGTCTTCCGCTGCTCCTGCACCTGCAGCTTCCACCGCTGCTGCGCACCCTCCACGCGCTCCAGGACCGTGTTGGCGCGGGGTCCCCCGATGGAGGCCACGGCGGCTGCCACAGAATGAGCATCCTGTGGTGGGAGGAAAGAGATGTCTCAAAAACAAGCCTGAGTTGGAGCCCCCATGGCAGGCCCGGCCTCCCCATGGCTGTGGGCTCTGAGAGGACCCTGCAGAGCGTCTCTGTGGACACTCTGACAGAGTGGGCCCAGCCCTCCCTGGGGCCTGCAAAGGGGCCCCCCTGACCACAGCTCAAGTCAGGTCCCTGGAGGACTGCACAGGCCTCTTTCTAACCCACAGGAGGAAGACAGTATTGGCCGAAGGACGTCACATGGTCAGTGCAGAGACTACAGAGCCCCTGGTGGGATGGCCCAGGGGCCAAGTGGGAGGAAGGTCCACCGGAGCGATTACAAGCTGGAGACCAGTGGGGTCTGCTGGGATGGGACTGTGACGTCATG of Saccopteryx bilineata isolate mSacBil1 chromosome 1, mSacBil1_pri_phased_curated, whole genome shotgun sequence contains these proteins:
- the ASCL5 gene encoding achaete-scute homolog 5 translates to MNGHFCRALMDRGPAAPPGGMQLGTAPPPRPTPLPAEPPGAVPFLLFPGPAAAYAGLFPCTPGPGALGGYDCPFEPAFIHKRNERERHRVRCVNEGYARLRGHLPGALAERRLSKVETLRAAIRYIRHLQELLRAAPDGPRPERPGDAQTPEGPRFSSSPGLESEESSQ